A single genomic interval of Spinacia oleracea cultivar Varoflay chromosome 6, BTI_SOV_V1, whole genome shotgun sequence harbors:
- the LOC110797377 gene encoding uncharacterized protein, with product MESTQSDSYKRSKKQASKATPQSTQTTKTTTPLKPTLFSAEPIITPVNDQPTPQLGSQSVVSKTTTAATPLHVLGYSVEDDDSDGEPESPAQDDTQMPSELAGQFSEEQLATARAVMVALSALKPARKVNTEPAPRTFIHQTTETPVVEKRKRLPIRNLFGEQILVQQEQHPNTNQAIALRNRPEPMVIEETREAPQRYAPRRYTIQPANSPLCADILEEPREKLKFPLCKYDGSTDPEVHCNIFEQHMMLYTDSDAMWCKVFPSTLLGVASGWYKGLPKGSVYNYRQLEAEFMLRFISRQQRKKTSGELMAVTQRSGESLRDYLTRFNNESTSIPNLQQEIAVVALMRGMNHCEFKKYLGRKSFTDLGSALMKAHEYIKSDELMTIPNHYQSAQTRNAAPRPVQPAQQNQNRGFRKDEQRKDPRGRDYQKQSTSIYPTFHEYTPLNAPRAAIYNVNKNENWKRPPPMSDKPRPQSKYCAFHDDCGHYTEDCRDLKDNIEDMIRRGYLTQYKARQNNNNQQNNSRQSNTTNNRLPSTQTPLRIEQKAPETSRSGEARNNGQKGPTVWVISGGPCHGGTISGAGRSLGEHRHLINYHSTIKWPAPQVMPNISFTPADCRGIIYPHDDPLVLGLEIANFPVKRILVDGGSSANIIFWEAFVQLKIDEKELTRVNYPVIGFSGATVFPEGSIRLPVQIGEGRTARDLMVDFLVIKVPAAYNVIVGRPFIHDAQAVVSTYHLTMIYMSNFEKAERIRGSQDSARSCYLTALKTPGRLTPSRNIAREAAMKRPAKGQAPRSGGEQSLLPKKEKRQKMESPTIESVEKGTTLPRVEARGESEEVELVEGETGRTVKLGTDIDPQLRVNMIALLREHADVFAFSADEMPGISSEVIEHRLNVDRAVRPVKQKKRNCSTEKNQAIQEEVEKLLASGFIEPCDYPEWLANVVMVKKSNGSWRMCVDFTNLNRACPKDCYPLPRIDRLVDSTSGHALLSFLDAFSGYHQVSLAKADRRKAAFITEGGVFCYKAMPFGLKNAGATYQKLVDRVFANQKGCNIEVYVDDSIVKSKLETDHLDDLRETFETLRRYQMKLNPKKCVFGVKSGKFSGFLVSERGIDANPDKVEAILSLPQPKSIKDLQRLTGRMAALTRFVSKSADRSIPFFNTLKQNGKFRWGETEERAFEKVKDHLRALPTIARPEEGDKLQLYVSASAQTVAAVLISEKDKVQQPIYFVSHILNPAEARYSLIEKVAYADLIAARKLRPYFDAHTIQILTNFPLEKALQKMDTAGRLLRWAIELSEYDLEFHPRNAIKAQALADFVVEASYQEDETKAESWEVSVDGSAAQSGAGAGVVMTSPTGDKFEYAIRFTFAASNNEAEYEAAIAGVQLCLLADAKRIVMTTDSQLVANQFSGEYETKEPSMRRYQEKLKTLQRN from the coding sequence ATGGAGAGTACGCAGTCAGATTCGTACAAGAGAAGCAAAAAGCAGGCCTCGAAAGCAACCCCACAGAGTACACagacaacaaaaacaacaaccccATTGAAACCCACGTTGTTCTCGGCAGAACCAATAATAACACCCGTCAATGACCAACCCACCCCCCAGCTAGGGAGCCAGTCGGTAGTCAGCAAAACTACGACTGCAGCAACACCCTTACATGTCCTGGGATACTCAGTCGAGGACGACGACTCAGACGGAGAGCCCGAAAGCCCAGCCCAGGATGATACACAAATGCCGTCTGAACTCGCTGGTCAGTTCTCGGAGGAACAGTTGGCTACAGCAAGAGCGGTGATGGTCGCGTTGTCGGCCCTGAAGCCAGCGAGAAAAGTAAACACAGAACCCGCACCCAGGACATTCATACACCAGACTACGGAAACACCAGTCGTCGAAAAACGGAAGAGATTGCCGATAAGAAACCTATTCGGAGAGCAGATCCTAGTGCAACAAGAACAACACCCCAATACAAACCAGGCGATTGCTCTGCGCAATCGGCCGGAACCCATGGTCATCGAAGAGACAAGAGAAGCACCCCAGAGGTACGCGCCGCGCCGTTACACCATCCAACCTGCAAACTCCCCCCTGTGCGCGGACATTCTGGAGGAACCAAGGGAGAAATTGAAGTTCCCACTCTGCAAGTACGACGGATCCACAGATCCGGAGGTCCACTGCAACATATTTGAGCAACATATGATGTTATATACAGATTCCGACGCCATGTGGTGCAAGGTATTTCCCTCAACGCTGCTGGGAGTGGCATCCGGCTGGTATAAGGGACTACCAAAGGGGTCGGTATATAATTACCGACAGTTAGAAGCAGAGTTCATGCTACGGTTCATCAGTCGGCAGCAGAGAAAGAAAACGTCGGGAGAACTGATGGCAGTCACCCAAAGAAGCGGAGAGTCCTTAAGAGATTACCTCACCAGATTCAATAACGAGTCCACcagcataccaaacttgcaacaAGAGATAGCTGTGGTGGCCCTGATGAGAGGAATGAACCACTGCGAGTTCAAAAAATACTTGGGAAGAAAATCCTTCACCGATCTGGGAAGCGCACTGATGAAGGCCCACGAATACATCAAAAGCGACGAGCTGATGACAATCCCAAATCACTATCAGTCGGCACAGACTAGAAATGCCGCACCAAGGCCGGTTCAGCCGGCGCAGCAAAATCAGAACAGGGGGTTCAGAAAGGATGAACAGAGGAAGGACCCAAGAGGGAGAGATTACCAGAAACAGTCAACCAGCATATACCCCACATTCCATGAATACACCCCATTGAACGCCCCAAGAGCCGCAATTTACAATGTCAACAAGAACGAAAACTGGAAGAGGCCTCCACCAATGAGCGACAAACCCCGACCACAGTCGAAGTACTGCGCATTCCATGATGACTGTGGACACTATACGGAAGACTGCAGAGACTTGAAGGATAACATCGAGGATATGATCAGGAGAGGCTATCTGACACAATATAAAGCCCGacagaacaacaacaaccaacagAATAACAGTCGGCAAAGCAATACCACAAATAACAGATTACCATCCACCCAAACACCGCTCCGAATAGAGCAGAAGGCACCAGAAACCAGTCGGAGTGGGGAGGCTAGAAACAATGGCCAGAAGGGGCCGACAGTATGGGTCATATCCGGAGGACCGTGCCATGGAGGAACAATCAGTGGAGCCGGCAGAAGTCTGGGCGAACACCGCCACCTGATAAACTACCATAGCACCATAAAATGGCCGGCACCCCAAGTCATGCCAAATATCTCATTCACCCCAGCCGACTGTCGCGGAATTATATACCCTCACGACGATCCACTGGTTTTGGGCCTCGAAATAGCAAACTTCCCAGTGAAACGAATACTTGTGGATGGAGGGAGTTCAGCGAACATTATCTTTTGGGAAGCCTTCGTTCAGCTGAAAATAGACGAGAAAGAGCTCACACGAGTCAACTATCCTGTGATAGGATTCTCCGGAGCCACGGTCTTCCCGGAAGGTAGCATCAGGCTACCAGTGCAGATTGGAGAAGGAAGGACCGCAAGGGACCTAATGGTAGACTTCTTAGTAATCAAAGTGCCTGCTGCATACAACGTAATAGTGGGCCGGCCATTCATCCACGATGCACAAGCAGTGGTATCAACATACCATCTAACCATGATATACATGTCTAACTTTGAGAAGGCTGAAAGAATCCGAGGCAGTCAAGATTCAGCGAGATCATGCTACTTGACGGCATTAAAAACACCAGGCCGACTGACCCCATCCAGGAATATAGCGAGAGAGGCAGCAATGAAAAGACCGGCAAAAGGCCAAGCCCCAAGATCGGGGGGCGAGCAATCTCTTTTGCCCAAGAAGGAGAAAAGGCAGAAAATGGAGTCACCCACAATCGAAAGCGTCGAAAAGGGGACTACTCTACCTAGGGTAGAAGCCAGAGGAGAGTCGGAAGAAGTCGAGCTGGTAGAAGGAGAAACTGGCAGAACAGTAAAATTAGGAACCGACATTGACCCCCAGTTGCGGGTAAACATGATCGCTCTGTTGAGAGAACACGCGGATGTGTTCGCATTTTCCGCAGACGAAATGCCAGGTATAAGCTCAGAGGTAATCGAGCACCGACTGAATGTCGACAGAGCAGTCAGGCcggtaaaacaaaagaaaagaaactgctcaacagaaaaaaatcaagcaatACAGGAAGAGGTAGAAAAGTTGTTGGCATCGGGATTTATTGAACCATGCGACTACCCAGAGTGGTTGGCCAACGTCGTAATGGTTAAGAAGTCAAACGGCTCGtggagaatgtgcgtagatttcacaaACCTTAATAGAGCATGCCCGAAAGACTGCTACCCACTGCCAAGAATCGACAGGCTAGTCGACTCCACATCTGGCCATGCGCTGCTCAGCTTCCTTGACGCATTCTCCGGGTACCACCAAGTCAGCCTTGCAAAGGCCGACAGGAGAAAAGCAGCATTCATCACTGAGGGGGGAGTATTCTGTTACAAGGctatgccgtttgggttaaagaacGCTGGGGCAACGTACCAAAAACTGGTCGACAGAGTGTTCGCAAACCAAAAAGGCTGCAACATTGAAGTATACGTCGACGACTCCATAGTGAAAAGCAAATTGGAGACCGACCATTTAGACGACCTCAGGGAAACGTTTGAAACTCTGCGCCGTTAccaaatgaagctgaaccccaAGAAATGTGTGTTCGGAGTGAAATCGGGGAAATTCTCGGGTTTCCTTGTCAGCGAGAGAGGCATAGACGCAAACCCAGATAAGGTAGAAGCAATACTCAGCCTGCCTCAGCCAAAAAGCATCAAAGATTTACAAAGGCTGACAGGAAGAATGGCAGCTCTGACAAGATTTGTTAGCAAATCAGCCGACAGGTCGATCCCATTTTTTAACACTCTTAAGCAGAACGGAAAATTTCGGTGGGGAGAAACCGAGGAAAGGGCCTTTGAGAAGGTAAAAGACCATCTTCGTGCTTTACCGACGATAGCCAGGCCGGAAGAGGGCGACAAGCTACAGTTGTATGTGTCCGCTTCAGCCCAAACCGTTGCTGCCGTACTAATCAGTGAAAAAGACAAAGTCCAGCAGCCGAtatactttgtcagccacattTTGAATCCGGCAGAAGCAAGATACTCGCTGATAGAGAAAGTGGCCTATGCAGACCTGATAGCCGCCAGAAAGCTCAGACCATATTTTGATGCACATACCATACAAATTCTGACGAACTTCCCACTGGAGAAGGCTTTGCAAAAAATGGATACAGCCGGCAGACTGTTGCGATGGGCAATAGAGCTATCGGAGTACGATCTTGAGTTTCACCCGCGCAATGCAATAAAAGCACAAGCCTTGGCCGACTTCGTAGTTGAAGCATCCTATCAAGAGGATGAAACCAAAGCAGAATCCTGGGAAGTATCAGTAGACGGGTCAGCCGCTCAGTCGGGAGCGGGAGCCGGCGTTGTCATGACCTCTCCGACAGGAGATAAGTTCGAATACGCAATCAGATTCACTTTCGCAGCTtcgaacaacgaagcagaatatgaagcagccATTGCAGGGGTACAGCTATGTTTGTTGGCAGATGCCAAGAGGATAGTAATGACAACAGATTCTCAGTTGGTGGCAAATCAATTTTCGGGAGAGTATGAAACAAAAGAGCCGTCAATGCGGCGGTATCAAGAAAAACTGAAGACGCTGCAGCGAAATTAG